In Pirellulales bacterium, the sequence AAAATTTCACTGCACAAGGCCACATTGGTCAAAATACTACCACTCGGTTCTTGTATTTCCATTACGATATGCTCAAAATACGGCTGGCACATTGATGGGAAACGTCGGGTTTTTGGCGTTCGACTCCCACAAAACAAATGCATTCCCCGAAATTCCTGATATATTCAATTATGTGGAGCGTCCCGCAGAATATCTTGACGCCTTGCACAAGACACCAGCATTTCATCTAGGCGCACTGTTTGCTGACACGTTAGGAACGTTTCTTGGATCAGCCTACGATTCTTCCAGGCACTAAGGAGATTTACGTGGCAGTCGAAATTGCTGGACAGAAAAAATGCGCTAAAACCGATTCGGTCAAAGTAGCTGCCCAAGTGAAGATCGTTCTCGTTCCATTTCCGGAAGAGTACGTTCGTGCCGCGCAGTCTGTAATTCTTGACCGGTCAAAGCAGGCAGCGCTGGCCGCTACGAAACGGCGGTAAAATATTGCCGCCCCTCTGCTACAATGCGGGGCATGAAACTCGGCGGCGGATGCCTAATAGCTCTCGCAATCGCGATGGCCTGGATGATCGCGACTGAATACCTAATCGCTGTCGTGAATGGTCACGGACCGTTCGACTGGGGCGGGTTTCTCTACTGCTTTTGGCCATGCCCGCTGGCGTTCGCGTTGGGAATCTATCTTTGGCGGCGCAAACCCAGAAATTGGTTTTGGTGAATTGGCGTCAAAATCCAACTTTCTGGACAGCCGCGCGACTTTCTGGACAGAACGCCCTAGCGCGTCACTTCTTGGACAAAGCCTTTCTGCGGAGAAGGCAAGGGAGTTTTTGGGCCAGGGGGCAAGTGAGGGGTGAGGGGTGAGGGGTGAAGCGGGAGGCAGAAAGAAGGAGGCAGAAGGCAGGGGGTAGAAGGCGGAGGGGGAAACGGGGGTCGATTCATTTGAATGGGGATGTCGTTTTTTGGCAACGCTTTTTATGGTCGGCGCGGGAATTTGATGTTTGTTTGCCGCTGCGCGCAAGCGGATGAGCTACGTTTGGGAAAGGCTGGGGCGGGCGGTTGCTTGTCGAAACACGGGTATTCGGCTCGTGCGATCCCGCAGTATGGATTGGTTCTTCCAAGGGAAAGACGAACTTTGCGGTCCTGATGCGAGTTGTTTTTTCGGCGAACGGCGTTTTCGCCCCTCCATAACTTTTGTGAACAGGGAACATGGCAATGAAGGGCAAGAACAAACCGGTGCGATCGTTTGAACGCTTGGAAACACGAGAACTGTTGGCGGGGAATGTGACCTGGGCAGTGGTCGGAGGCAGTCTGACCGTGAACGGCGACAATGCCGCCAACATGCTGCAATTGACCGAAGTTTCCGGCGATCGCTGGAAGATTACCGGGCTGGCAGGAACGAAAATCGACGGCAAATCGTCGGTCACCACCGGGCCCGTGACTCATGACGTTCAGTTATACATGAACGGTGGCAATGACAATGTGACCGTCAAAAACGCTACGGTGCCGCACATTTTGAACGTGTTTGGCGCCGACGGAAATAACACAACCACGCTTGACAACGTGAAGGTCGGTTACGGGCTGGGCGTGTATGGCAACGCCGGCAACGACGTGGTGATGGCCACTAACGTGAACGTCGAAGCGATCGACCACATTTATTATTCGGTGTTCGATCTGGGCGACGGCAACAATACGGTGATTGCCAATCATTTAAGCGCTTGGGACATGCGTGTTTATACCGGCTCGGGCATGGACAGCGTGAACGTGATGAATTCGACGCTGCAGCCGGGAACGTCGTCATTGACGGTGAATACCGGCGACGGCCGGGATGCCGTTTCTCTTTCGAAAGTGAAAACCGACGCGATTAACGTGGACGTGGGAGGCGGGAACATGGACAGCGTGAGTGTGGTGAAATCGACCGCGGGCACCGCGACGTTTGCCGACACCGACGGCACCAATGGAATCATTTCCGGAATGGGCAACGATTTTGGCTCGCAGACGATTGATCCGAACTTCAAATACCGCTCCGGCGATTTGCAGCACGACACGGTTTAGGCGACGGCAAATTGGAACCGCAGAGGACGCAGAGGTTTGATTGCGTCAAGCACGGTGGCGTGGCTCACTTGCGAGATCTCCAATAATCAGACCGGCGCTTGGCATGGGCGATGGCGATCACATAAATTCGATCGCCTTCTTGTCGGAATACAATTTGAAACGGAAAATCACGCACGCTGCATGCGCGGTGGCGTGAATCGACCGCCAGAAATCGGTCGGGGACGGCGGCAATCTTTGAAATGGCCTCGTCGATGGCGACCGCGAATCGCTGGGCTGCCGTTTGGCTGCGCTGTTGATACCAATCAGCCGAATGGGTCAATTCTTCCGTGGCCGCGGGATGAAAATCAATCCGCACGTTTCAGGCCCACTTGCGAAAAGAGTTGCTGGCGGACATCGGACCAGGGTTGCGGTGTGACTTTGCCGGAATCGATTTCCGCGGAGCGGCGTTCGATTTCGGCCAGCCATTGCTTGGAGAGCGTGGGAGGTTGATCGTCCGGCACGCTGGCGGCCAATTCGTCAATTAGCCGCAACCGGTCGGCAATGGCCATGTTGAACGCAGCGGACAGGATGGAATCGTAGTCGGACATGGGGGCCTCCAACTGGATTATATCACAAATCACGTGGTTTCGGACCGAGAAATGGTGATAAACCGCAAAGTCGCTCATGGTGCGTCTGTAGCGGCCTTGACGCACCCTACACCGCTGAGTGCCATGGCCACGGTTCGCAGTAGCCATGCTTTTTGGCAGCACTTCATGCCCACGTCGAACCGTGGGCATGGCACCCGGCGCCCGGCATAATGCGCAGCTACTATTCGTAAACTTCACGCCGATGTGCAATCGACAGCACGAATACCCGAGTTGTACTGTCGTCGATCCGATAGATCACTCGCCAATCGCCGATACGATACCGTAGGTAACCGGCAAACTTTCCAGTCAACCGCTTGATGTTGTTGTGTCGACGAGGATCACGCTCCAGTTGCGCAAAGCAGCGGGCCAATTTCTTCGCCAAGGGGAGTTGGGCCGCGGCATAAAACGCCGTGGCTTCGGGCGACAGGATGACATCAAACATCCTTGCGGACCTTGCGCCAGGCGGTGCCCTTGCCTTTGGCGATGGAGCGTTCCGCTTGTTTGATTCGCCGAGTGAGCGGCCGGTTCATGGTTTCGATGAAACCGGCCAACGACTCCAGCCGATCGGGCGGCAGCTTATCGATCAATTGCTTGATTTCGCGTCGTAGTTCGGCGGTGCTCATGCAACAATTATAGACGATTTTTGGCAGCCGCACCAATTGAGAGTGTTTGCGGGTCGAATTCTTCTGGAACCGCGGAGGCGCGGAGACGCAGAGGACTGGCTGGGTGGCACCGGCTTTGCCAGTGGTTTCCTGTGCGGCACGCAGCACTGGCAGAGCCAGTGGCAGCCGGGCGCGTTAGTTTCGTTTTTTCTCCCCTCGCCCCTTGTGGGAGAGGGGTCGGGGGTGAGGGGTTCTTCGTGAAGAAGTGGCTGGCGGTTCGGTCTGCAACTTCTGCCAAATTACCTCGGCCACGGTGTCCCAATCTTGCAGCACGTCGTGATTCCAAAATCGCAGGACCGCAAACCCTTGCGATTCCAGCCAGCATGTCCGCTGGGCATCGTACGATTGCTGCACGCTGTGTTGCCCGCCATCGAGTTCGATAATCAGCCGTTGTTTGAAGCAGACGAAATCGACAATGTATTCGCCCAGCGGCACTTGTCGGCGAAATTTGAATTGAGCAAACCGGCGGCCGCGCATGCGCGACCAAACGAATCGCTCTGTGTCGGTGAGCGAACGGCGTAGTTTTTTGGCACGTGGGAGCGATTTGTTCATGGTGGATTTCCTGCCCTCTTGTCTATCTACATTGTTAAGTAGCCATCGTCTTGCGAGCTGCTACCCCTCACCCCGGCCCTCTCCCGCAAGGGGAGAGGGAGATTTTGAGCTAGCGGCCAATGTTAGATTATCTACACGGCTGTGGCGGGCAAAGGGTGCCATCCCGGCGCGCCGAGACTGCTCGGAGTGGCCATGTTTTTTCACAGCTCTTTATGCCCACGTCGAACCGTGGGCATGGCACTCGTACTTTCAAATCGGTGTAAGACCGCCGGGAAAAGAACTATTGCACTCGCCGAGAATTGTTTCGGCAAAGCATGCATACGCATTTGCTCCATCGCAGCCTATCAACATTCCATTCCATTCAGTAGCTTCGCCAAGCATACTGAAAATCCACGCCCCAGAATCACCCGGCCTTGCGAGTTCGTGAAAAATGTAGCGTGGTGGCGTCGATTTTATTTCGAAGATACGCCCAAAGCAACGAGGGCCATCATTGAATTCGATCTGATACCAAATCACAACACCTCCAAGTTGACCATTTACGTAGCCACTCGCTTGTCCCCGAAAATGTACTTGGTCGTACGGCTGCATTTCGCGAATTGGCTTCACTCGCTGGACAGACGAGACTTCGCCGGTTCCACGGAGCGTCTCAATTCCCTCATCTAGCTTCGTGATTGAAACATCCAGTGATTCGGCGTTCGGATATGCAACGGGATTGCACTTGGCACCATTCGGTTTCAATGAGGCGAGTTTCGAGAATTGGACAGTGCCAAGACGACTTCGATTTGCAAATATTCCATGGCGGTATGAAGATGTGCCAGTGGTTCCCAAGACGTGCGCACAGCTGGCAATAAAGGTCTCACCACTCGCTCGGCAAGACAGCAAACCCCCTAATGTTCCGGCTGTCCGTGGGTTCAATTGACCCACGCTTATTGCTGGTTGCTTCCTTATGCCAAGAATTCGTTTTAGCGAATTTAGACCCAGACTTCGCTTAAACCGGTCGCCTAGTAATGCTCGGCATGGCGGACGATACTCAAATAGGATGGGATATAATCCTTCAAAAACCCTAATTCCTTGACTCGTGTCGATATACTGTGGTTTTATGGCTCGTGCGGACGCACGCAGAATTGCTCGAATAATAAAAGGCCCCGACCCTTCCGGATAC encodes:
- a CDS encoding type II toxin-antitoxin system RelE/ParE family toxin, with the translated sequence MRIDFHPAATEELTHSADWYQQRSQTAAQRFAVAIDEAISKIAAVPDRFLAVDSRHRACSVRDFPFQIVFRQEGDRIYVIAIAHAKRRSDYWRSRK
- a CDS encoding addiction module protein, whose amino-acid sequence is MSDYDSILSAAFNMAIADRLRLIDELAASVPDDQPPTLSKQWLAEIERRSAEIDSGKVTPQPWSDVRQQLFSQVGLKRAD
- a CDS encoding type II toxin-antitoxin system RelE/ParE family toxin; protein product: MFDVILSPEATAFYAAAQLPLAKKLARCFAQLERDPRRHNNIKRLTGKFAGYLRYRIGDWRVIYRIDDSTTRVFVLSIAHRREVYE
- a CDS encoding endonuclease domain-containing protein; translated protein: MNKSLPRAKKLRRSLTDTERFVWSRMRGRRFAQFKFRRQVPLGEYIVDFVCFKQRLIIELDGGQHSVQQSYDAQRTCWLESQGFAVLRFWNHDVLQDWDTVAEVIWQKLQTEPPATSSRRTPHPRPLSHKGRGEKKRN